One segment of Chitinispirillales bacterium DNA contains the following:
- the rfbD gene encoding dTDP-4-dehydrorhamnose reductase: MIWIVGANGMLGRETTQILAENGLKFYETDVEVDITDIGRVKEFIFNKTFSHIINCAAYTAVDAAEDDFEKAMAINRYGVANLAFAAAALDACLIHISTDYVFDGVLDAPLTEESVVNPIGIYGKTKLLGEYAIELSALKKYFIIRTAWLYGKHGKNFVNTMLNLMNVKESVGVVADQWGSPTWARDLAKFITFVIKEGDDDYGTYHYSGDGKTNWYEFAVKIYEYGRKNGLIANECKINALTAEQYPAKAKRPKYSYLSKEKVKKTFEINIPEWEDALEKYLDECRLLSSLENNF; the protein is encoded by the coding sequence ATGATTTGGATAGTCGGAGCAAACGGAATGCTTGGCAGGGAAACGACGCAGATTTTAGCAGAAAACGGTTTGAAGTTTTATGAAACCGATGTCGAGGTTGACATAACGGACATTGGGCGGGTCAAAGAATTTATTTTTAATAAAACATTTTCTCATATAATAAACTGCGCCGCATACACTGCCGTAGATGCCGCCGAAGATGATTTTGAAAAAGCGATGGCGATAAACAGATACGGCGTTGCAAATTTGGCGTTTGCCGCCGCCGCTTTGGACGCTTGTCTGATACACATTTCCACAGATTATGTTTTTGACGGGGTTTTGGACGCGCCGCTTACAGAGGAAAGTGTAGTGAATCCGATTGGAATTTATGGGAAAACGAAACTTTTGGGCGAATATGCGATAGAATTGTCCGCATTAAAAAAATACTTTATAATTCGTACCGCTTGGCTTTATGGGAAACACGGGAAAAATTTTGTAAATACGATGCTTAATCTTATGAACGTGAAAGAAAGCGTGGGGGTTGTCGCAGACCAATGGGGGAGTCCTACTTGGGCGCGGGATTTGGCAAAATTTATAACGTTTGTAATAAAAGAAGGCGATGACGATTACGGAACTTATCATTACAGCGGCGACGGCAAGACGAATTGGTACGAATTTGCCGTAAAAATTTATGAATACGGGCGTAAAAACGGTTTAATCGCTAATGAATGCAAAATTAATGCGCTAACCGCCGAGCAATATCCGGCAAAAGCGAAAAGACCGAAATATTCTTATCTTTCAAAAGAAAAGGTGAAAAAGACTTTTGAGATAAATATTCCGGAATGGGAAGACGCTCTGGAAAAATATTTGGATGAATGTCGTCTTTTATCGTCTCTTGAAAACAATTTCTGA
- the rfbC gene encoding dTDP-4-dehydrorhamnose 3,5-epimerase translates to MPFSIEKAPIDGLIIIEPKKFYDFRGFFEETYKKSDFTTFGIKENFVQDNHSCSKKGVVRGIHFQRAPFAQGKLIRVLKGKVWDVAVDLRKKSPTFAKWFGVELSEENSKMFYIPPGFGHGFSVLEDDTHLFYKCTNEYNCECDGGIRWNDPDISVDWKLDATAIISEKDDKLPLLKEVSL, encoded by the coding sequence ATGCCTTTTAGCATAGAAAAAGCGCCGATTGACGGACTAATAATTATTGAACCGAAAAAATTTTATGACTTTCGCGGATTTTTTGAAGAAACATACAAAAAAAGTGATTTTACGACATTCGGAATAAAAGAAAATTTTGTACAGGATAATCACTCTTGTTCAAAAAAAGGAGTCGTACGCGGGATACATTTTCAGCGAGCGCCGTTTGCGCAAGGAAAACTTATTAGAGTTCTGAAAGGTAAAGTTTGGGATGTCGCAGTCGATTTGCGAAAAAAGTCGCCGACTTTCGCAAAATGGTTCGGAGTGGAATTAAGCGAAGAAAACTCAAAAATGTTTTACATCCCTCCGGGTTTTGGGCACGGATTTTCGGTTTTAGAAGACGACACTCACTTGTTTTACAAATGCACAAATGAATACAATTGCGAATGCGACGGCGGAATAAGATGGAACGATCCCGACATATCGGTAGATTGGAAATTAGATGCAACTGCTATTATTTCCGAAAAAGACGATAAACTTCCGTTATTGAAAGAGGTTTCTTTATGA
- the rfbA gene encoding glucose-1-phosphate thymidylyltransferase RfbA, giving the protein MKGIILAGGFGTRLFPATMPVCKQLLPVYDKPMIYYPLSTLMLAQIRDILIISTPNDTPRFEKLFSNGAHLGLNVQYKVQEYPRGLADAFIVGEEFIGNDGVALVLGDNLFYGHDFTKLLTKAAAQKSGASIFGYFVDNPNDYGVVEFDKGGRAVSIEEKPINPKSNYAVTGLYFYDNSVIEIAKNVKPSLRGEIEITAVNDAYLQRGELNVEIMGRGFAWLDTGTHCALLEAAFFVKTLEDRTGLKIGCIEEIAWKNGFIDKDQFMKLARQLQKSTYGEYLLKLAQME; this is encoded by the coding sequence ATGAAAGGAATTATTCTTGCTGGCGGATTTGGAACACGGTTGTTTCCGGCTACTATGCCGGTTTGTAAACAACTTCTGCCGGTTTACGACAAACCAATGATTTATTATCCGCTTTCAACGTTGATGCTTGCGCAAATAAGGGACATTTTAATTATTTCCACTCCGAACGATACGCCGCGTTTTGAAAAACTTTTTTCAAACGGCGCTCATTTGGGTTTAAACGTTCAATACAAAGTTCAGGAATATCCGCGGGGACTTGCCGATGCGTTCATCGTCGGAGAGGAATTTATAGGTAACGACGGCGTTGCGCTTGTGCTTGGCGACAATCTGTTTTACGGACACGATTTTACGAAACTTTTGACCAAAGCGGCTGCACAAAAAAGCGGAGCGTCTATATTCGGATATTTTGTCGATAATCCTAACGATTACGGCGTAGTCGAGTTTGATAAAGGCGGCAGGGCGGTTTCCATCGAAGAAAAACCGATAAACCCAAAATCCAATTACGCGGTTACAGGGCTGTATTTTTACGATAATTCTGTCATTGAAATAGCCAAAAACGTAAAACCGTCGCTACGCGGTGAAATTGAGATAACCGCCGTCAACGACGCTTATTTGCAAAGAGGCGAACTTAATGTCGAAATTATGGGGCGCGGTTTTGCTTGGCTTGACACGGGAACGCACTGCGCACTTTTAGAGGCTGCGTTTTTCGTCAAAACGCTTGAAGACAGAACCGGATTGAAAATCGGCTGTATAGAAGAAATTGCGTGGAAAAACGGATTTATCGACAAAGATCAATTTATGAAACTTGCACGGCAACTGCAAAAATCTACTTACGGCGAATACCTTCTGAAACTTGCGCAAATGGAGTAA